The genomic segment GCGCCAAGGAGACCAAGGCCAAGGGCCCTGCCAAGAAGCCCAAGAAGGAGCTGGTGGCCCGCGCCTGAGGGCCCCGCGGCCCAGGCGCCGCCCCACCCCGCCCCCCGCCCTCAGCCCAGGGCCTCCTCGTACACCCCCAGGTACTGGCCCGTGATCCGCTCGGGGTGGAACTCCGCCACCGCGTAGGCCCGGGCCCGCCGCCGCAGCCCGGGGAGGTCCGGGCTTGCCAGAAGCTCCAGGATGGCCTCCGCGTAGCCCTCCAGGTCTCCGAGCTCCACCAGGCGGCCCACCTCGGGGGTCACCAGCTCCGGCACCCCCCCCACGGCGGTGGCCACCACCGGTACCCCGCTGGCCAGGGCCTCCAGGGCCGCCTGGCCGAAGGACTCCTCCTCCGAGGCCAGGAGGAAGAGGTCCGCCGCTCCCAGGACCTCCTCCGGCCGGGGGGTAGGGGGGTGGAAGGTGACGAAGGGCAAGACCCCGAGCTCCTCCGCCACCCTTCTGGCCTCCCCCTCCTCGGGCCCCTTGCCCAGGAGGAGGAGGCGGGCCTCCACCTTGCGCCGCACCTTGGCGAAGGCCCGCACGATGTCCGGCACCCGCTTGATGGGGCGGAAGTTGGAGGCGTGTAGCAAAAGCCACTCCCCCTCCTCCGCGTAAAGCCCCTTGCGCTCAGGCCGGGGGCGGAAGCGCTCCGGGTCCACGGCGTTGTGGATGACCGCGGGCCTCACCCCGAAGGCCCGCTCCGCCTCCCTGGCCAGGGCCCGGCTCACCGCGGTGGTGGCCCGGGCCGCCCGCAGGGCCCTTTTGGTGGGGCCGTGGAAGGCGGGGTCCATGCCCAGAAGGGAAACGTCGGTGCCGTGAAGGGTGTGGACCAGGGGGAACCCCTCCCCAAAGGCCAGGTAGGCGGCGGCGGCATGGGGGATGGCGTAGTGGGTGTGGACCAGCTCCAGCCCGAGCCGCGCCGCCTCCCGCTCCAGGACCCCTGCCAGGGAGAGGGTGTACAGGGGCCCGGGGAAGACGGGGTAGAAGGGCAGGTCCACGGGCACGTACCGGACCGGGCTCCCCGGGGGCAGGCGGAAAGGCCTTTCCGTGGCGAAGAGGTGGACCCGGTGGCCCATCCGGGCCAGGCGGTCCGCCAGCTCCGTGGCCACGATGCCGCTACCCCCCAGGCCGGGGTAAGCCACCAGGCCGAGCCTGAGCCCCCTCACGCCCGGACCCGCCGGTGGGGCAGGGGAAGGCTTCCCCCCGCGCCCTGCGTGCCAGATGCCTCGGCCAGCCGCCCGCGCCGGGTCATGCCTCCCAGTCTAGCCCAGCCCCGCCCCCTAGGGCCGCCAGCCCGAGGGGCTTGCGGGGTAGGGCGGCCCCTGTCCCCGGCGCACCTCCAGGCGGAAAAGCCGGGAGAGGGTGAGGCTGCCCCCCGTTCCCTGGGCCTGCAGGAGGGCCTGGTCCAGCATCTGCGATAGCTCCAGGAGGAGGCGGTCCTGGCGGTTCTTGGGCACGGGGAGGGCCCCAAAGGTGAAGCAGGCGGGGTTCACCGCCGGGCAGTGGGGCTCGAGGCGCAGCCTCCCCCCCAGGAAGTAAAGCCGCCAGGCCCCCAGGTCCACCCGGTACCCGGCCCGCAGATGGTCCCGGTACTGCTCCGAAAGCTTCTGCCAGAGCTCCTGGGCCTCCCTGCCCGCGGGGGCCAGGGTGTAGCGCCACTCCCGGGCCCCGGCCTGGGTCAGGGTCTGGCTGCGGGTGAGCCGCCAGTCCTGGGCCAGGGCCAGGCCCGCCAGCAGGGGGC from the Thermus thermamylovorans genome contains:
- the bshA gene encoding N-acetyl-alpha-D-glucosaminyl L-malate synthase BshA; translated protein: MRGLRLGLVAYPGLGGSGIVATELADRLARMGHRVHLFATERPFRLPPGSPVRYVPVDLPFYPVFPGPLYTLSLAGVLEREAARLGLELVHTHYAIPHAAAAYLAFGEGFPLVHTLHGTDVSLLGMDPAFHGPTKRALRAARATTAVSRALAREAERAFGVRPAVIHNAVDPERFRPRPERKGLYAEEGEWLLLHASNFRPIKRVPDIVRAFAKVRRKVEARLLLLGKGPEEGEARRVAEELGVLPFVTFHPPTPRPEEVLGAADLFLLASEEESFGQAALEALASGVPVVATAVGGVPELVTPEVGRLVELGDLEGYAEAILELLASPDLPGLRRRARAYAVAEFHPERITGQYLGVYEEALG